The following nucleotide sequence is from Agromyces sp. SYSU T00194.
GATGCCGTAGGCGATGAGCATGATGGGCACCGCCGCGTGCCCGACGAGCGCGATCGGCTCGGTCACGATCGCGGGCAGCTCCACGCCCGTGACCGAGACCAGCACCCCGAGCAGCGACCCGATGATGATGGGGTTCGCGAGCGCGCGCAGCACGGTGCGCCAGACCGATGCCCCGCCGCGGACGACCACGTCGAGCACCGAGAGCGCCGCGGGCATGAACAGCAGCAGCTGCAGCAGCACGACCGGCGCGGAGAACGCCGCGTCGCCCAGCATGTAGACCGAGATCGGGATGCCGATGTTGTTGCCGTTGACGTAGCCGGAGCCGAGGCTGCCGACGACCGTCTGCGCGACGGGGCGCCGCCAGACGAGCAGCGCGACCGACGCGAACACCACGAACATCGCCACCGCCGCGATGGCGGAGACCGGCAGGAGCACCGAGAACAGCTCGCCGACGTCGGCGTCGGAGAGCACGCTGAACAGCAGGAACGGGCCGAGCACGCTGAACGCGAGCCGGCTGAGCACGTAGCGCGCGTGCGGACCGAGCACGCCGCTGCGCCCGGCGACCCAGCCCACGAACACCGCGACGCCGATGACCGCGAACCCGGTCAGGACATCCAGCACGCGGGCCTCCTCCTGCGCCGGGCGCGGGTTCGTCGTAGGGTCGAGTCCGATCCTCCCACCTCCCGCGACGCGCGCGTCGCCGGTGGTGGGCGCACACGGACGAGGGAGACCGCAGATGACCATGCAGACCACGCTGCCCACCACGCCGCTCGGCACCACCGGCATGGACGTCACGCGCGTCGGGTTCGGCGCCTGGGCGATCGGCGGCGGCGACTGGGCGTTCGGCTGGGGCCCGCAGGACGACGACGCATCGGTCGCGGCGATCCGGCACGCGGTCGCGCGCGGGGTCAACTGGATCGACACGGCGTCGGTGTACGGGCTCGGCCACTCGGAGGAGGTCGTCGCACGCGCCCTCGCCGACCTGCCCGAGGACGAGCGCCCCTACGTCTTCACCAAGGGCGGCATGGCGTGGGACCTCGCCGATCGCCGCCGCCGCGCGCAGCGGGTCGGGGCGCCCGCGACGATCAAGCGCCAGGCCGAGGAGTCGCTGACGCGCCTCGGCGTGGAGCGCATCGACCTGTACCAGATGCACTGGCCGGCCGAGGACGGCACCCCCATCGAGGACTACTGGAACGCGTTCGTCGAGCTGCGCGACGAGGGCAAGGTGCGCGCCATCGGCCTGTCGAACCATTCCGTGGCGCAGCTCGAGGCGGCGGAGGCCGTCGGGCACGTCGACACCTTGCAGCCGCCGTTCTCGGCGATCGCGCCCGCGACCGCCGACGAGCTGCTGCCCTGGTGCGCCGCGCACGGCACCGGGGTGATCGTCTACAGCCCGATGGGCTCCGGCCTGCTCACCGGCGCGTTCGACGCGGCGCGCGTCGCCGCGCTCCCCGACGACGACTGGCGCCGCAGCGCGCCCGCGTTCACGACCGACCTCGAGCGCAACCTCCGCATCGCCGACGCGATCGGCCGCGTGGCCGAGCGCCACGGCGTGCCGCAGCCCGCCGCCGCCGCGGCGTGGACGCTGGGCTTCGCGGGCGTCACCGCGGCGATCGTCGGCGCGCGCTCCGAGGCGCAGATCGACGGCTGGCTGCCGGCGAGCACGCTCGCACTCACCGAGGCGGACTACGCGGAGGTCGCCGCGGCGAGCGCCTGACGCGACGCGGGCCGGGCGGTCAGCCCCGGATCGTCGGTCGCACCACCGACGCGGGGCGACCGCCCGACACCAGTTCGACCACCGCCTCGACGAGGCGGAACGGCAGCAGGGCGACCAGGTGCAGGAGCACGAGCGGCCCGAACGCCGCGCCCGAGTACGGCAGCCACACCATGAGGCGGCGCTCGGCGCCCCACGGCAGCGCGAGCACCGCCGGCACGAGCGCGAGCAGCAGCCACAGCGGCTGCACGAACGCGAGCACGGTCGCGGCGATCACGAGGCCGGCGCCGACCAGCGTCTGGAGCACGAGCAGCACGCCGACGGGCGGGCGCGCGTACCGGATCGTGCGGTCGGCCGAGACCCAGCTCCACATGAGCCAGGCGCGCAGCAGCGGCACGCCCTGCTCGCGGAGCGCCGTGCGGAACACGCGATCGTCGATGCGCCGCTGCGCGAGCGTCGCCGCGCGGCTCCCGAGCCGGTCGGCCGCCCGGCTCTGCGCGTCGTGCACGATCGCGGGGGCGGACTGCCGCCCGTAGCTCGCGATGAAGCTCCACAGGAACGGCGGCACCGACGCGAGGTCGGTCGCGACGGGCTGCGCGCGATACGCGCCGCCGTCGACGGGGTCGTCGTAGCGCACGGGCTCGAGCACGTCGAACACGTACCCGTCCGCGGGCCGCTGCGCGAGCACGAGGTGCTCGAGCGGTCGGCCGTCGTCGTCGCTGAACGGCATCTGCATCCCTCCGGTCGCTCCCATCCTGCCGGTTCCCGCCCACGCCACGCCGCAGGCACTGTCGCAACGACGGTCGCGGGCCATAGGGTCGAGATGACCTCCCCGTTCGGGGGACGCGCACCGCCGACCACTGCGAGGGGAGACGGCCATGGCCCGACGGACTGCTCCGGCTGCGACGCTCGAGACGGTGGACCTCTGGTGGCGTGCGGCCAACTACCTCACGGTGGGCCAGATCTACCTGATGCGGAACCCCCTGCTGCGGCATCCGCTCGCCCCGACCGACATCAAGCCCCGGCTGCTCGGGCACTGGGGCACCTCACCCGGCCTGAACCTCGTGTACGCGCACCTGAACCGCGTGATCGTCGAGCGCGGCATCCCGACCCTCTTCGTCTGCGGCCCCGGTCACGGCGGGCCCGCGATGGTCGCGAACGCCTGGCTCGACGGCACGTACTCGGAGCTGTTCCCGAAGGTCGGGCAGGACGTCGAGGGCCTCGGCGAGCTGATGCGGCAGTTCTCGTTCCCCGGCGGCATCCCCTCGCACGCCGCGCCCGAGACCCCCGGTTCGATCAACGAGGGCGGCGAGCTCGGCTACTCGCTCATGCACGCCTACGGCGCGGCCCTCGACAACCCCGGCCTCGTGGTCGCATGCGTGGTCGGCGACGGCGAGGCCGAGACCGGCCCGCTCGCCGCGAGCTGGCGCGCGCACGCCTTCCTCTCCCCCGCCACCGACGGCGCGGTGCTGCCGATCCTGCACCTGAACGGCTACAAGATCGCCAACCCGACGCTGCTCGCGCGCATCCCCGAGGACGAGCTCGTGCAGTTCTTCCGCGGGCAGGGCTACGAGCCGCTGCTCGTGACCGGCGGCTTCGACGGCGAGGACCCGATGCGCGTGCACGAGGCGCTCGCGGCCGCGCTCGACGAGGCGTACGGGCGCATCCACGACATCTGGGCCGAGGCACGGGGCACGAACGGCGACGACGGGGGCGAGACGGATGCCGGCGCCGACGCGGCCCACGACGACGCCTCGCCCGCGGGCGAGGACGCCACCAGCGCCCCCGACGCGCGCCCGCGCTGGCCCATGATCGTGCTGCGCACGCCGAAGGGCTGGACCGGTCCGAAGGTCGTCGACGGGGTGCAGGTCGAGGGCACGTTCCACGCCCACCAGGTGCCGCTCGCGGGCGTGCGCGAGGACGAGGCGCATCGCGCCCTCCTCGAGGAGTGGATGCGCTCGTACTGGCCCGAGGAGCTCTTCGACCTCGAGGGGCGGCCGGCGGCCGGGCTCGCGCCGCTCCGGCCGGTCGGCGGCATGCGCATGAGCGCGTCTCCGCATGCGAACGGCGGCGTCGGCGAGGCGCTCGACCTGCCCGACACCGCCCCGTTCGCGGTCGACACCGGCGGGGCGCGTACGAACCGCGCATCCGCCACCACCGTCTTCTCGCACTGGCTGGCCGAGACGATGCACCGCAACGCCAGCTCGTTCCGGCTGTTCGGGCCCGACGAGGTGGCCTCCAACCGCCTGCAGGCGGTCTTCGACGTCACGCCGCGCGCGTGGATGGAGGCCATGCACCCCACCGACCAGCACCTCGGGCGCGAGGGCCGGGTCATCGAGGCGCTCAGCGAGCACCTCATGCAGGGCATGCTCGAGGGGTACCTGCTGACCGGCCGGCACGGCCTGCTCACGTCGTACGAGGCGTTCATCCACATCGTCGACTCCATGTTCAACCAGCACGCGAAGTGGGTCGAGTCGGCGCACGAGGTGCCCTGGCGGGAGGACATCGCCTCGCTCACGTACCTGCTGTCCAGCCATGTCTGGCGCCAGGACCACAACGGCTTCTCGCACCAGGACCCGGGGTTCCTCAACGTGGTCGTGAACAAGCAGGCCGACGTGGTGCGGGTCTACCTGCCGCCCGATGCGAACACCCTGCTCGCCACGATGCGGCACTGCTTCGCCACGACGAACCGGGTCAACGCCGTCGTCGCGGGCAAGCAGCCCCAGGGCGCGTGGCTCTCGATGGCGGAGGCGCAGGCGCATGTCGACGCCGGCGTCGGCGTCTGGGAGTGGGCGGGCAGCGAGATCGGGTACGTGCCCGGCGACCCCGGGGCGTCCGTGCCCGACGCCGTCATCGCGTGCGCCGGAGACGTGCCGACGACCGAGGCGATCGCCGCGGCCCAGCTGCTGCGGGAGCGGATGCCGCGGCTGCGGGTGCGACTCGTGAACGTCGTCGACCTCATGCGCCTGCAGGATGCCCGGGAGCATCCGCACGGCCTGTCGCACGCCGAGTTCGACGGGATATTCACGACCGACCGGCCGGTGATCTTCGCCTTCCACGGCTACCCCGCGCTCATCCACCAGCTCACCTACCGGCGCGCGAACCACGCCAACATCCACGTGCGCGGCTTCAAGGAGCGTGGCACGACGACCACGCCGTTCGACATGGTGCACCTGAACGACCTCGACCGGTACCGCCTCGCGCTCGACGTGCTGGAGCGCGTGCCCGGCCTGGCGGAGCAGGACGGCGTCGCCGGTCTCGCCGAGGACTGGCACTCGCAGCGGGTCGAGGCGCGCGCGTACGCGTACGAGCACGGCGAGGACCCGCCGTTCGTGACCGACTGGGAGTTCTCCGGGCGCTGAGCGCTCGGCGCGCCGGACGACGTGCCCCGGACGACCTGCCCCGGACGACCTGCCCCGCGGGGTTCACTTTTCAGGACCCCGGCCCGGTCGGATGCCGGATTCCGCCGCGGGCGCAGGCTCGAGCGCCGGAATCGTGCGAGCGACGGGCCGCAACGCCGGATTCCGGCATCCGCCCGGGCCGGCTTCCTGAGAAGCGACCAGCAACCGCGGGGCGAGCGGATGCCTCGGGGGGATCGCGCCCCGTCAGCGCGGGGCGAGGGCGGCGGCGCGCAGGCGTGCCGCCGCGTCCGCGGCGATACGCTCGACCGGGGGTGCCACGTCGACCGCCACGCCGGGCTCGTCCTCGGCGAGCGGCTCGAGCGTGGCCAGCTGCGAGGCGAGCAGGGCCGGCGGCATGAAGTGCCCGGTGCGCGCTGCGGCACGCGCCGCGAGCATCTCCGGGTCGCCGTGCAGGTGCACGAACACGGTCTCCGGCGCACGGGAGCGGATGCGATCGCGATACGTCCGTCGGAGCGCCGAGCAGGCCATCACGAGGCCGTCATCGGATGCGGCGAGCGCATCGCCCACGAGATCGAGCCAGGGCGCGCGGTCGGCGTCGGTCAGCGGCACACCGGCGGCCATCTTCTCGACGTTCGCCCGCGGGTGCAGGTCGTCGGCGTCGGCGAACGGCACCCCGAGCCGCGCGGCGAGCGCCGCGCCGACCGACGACTTCCCGACCGCGGAGACGCCCATCACGACGATGCGGGGCGCTGCGGGCGGCGTGTCGTCGGGCATCCCCCCATCATCGCGCACCGCGGCACCCGACCGACGCGTCACGAGGACATGCGACGGCGCACGACACGCCGCGCGACTGCATGCGTGCGGAGCGGGTCGGTCGGATCTGCATGTTCTCGGCGGGCGGGGTGGGCGGGACGGGCCGCCTACCAGCGCTCGTGCACGGCGGCGCGGAACTCGCGGTCGTAGAGCTCGCGTACGGCGTCGTCGAGGCCCTCGTCGAGCGTGATCGAGCCGGCGGCGGCGTTGGCGCGCGCCTGCTCGGGGGTGCGTGCGCCCGGGATGACGGTCGACACGCCCCGCTGGCCGGCGACCCAGGCGAGCGCGAGCTGCGCGGTCGTGGGCACGCCGCCGCCCGGGGCATCCGTCACGAACTGCGGGGCGAAGTGCGCGAACTGCTGCGCGGCGCGCACGCCGGTGGCGAAGTCGACGCCGGCGAAGGTCTCGCCCACGTCGAACGCCGACCCGTCGCGGTTGTAGGTGCGGTGGTCGTTCTCGGCGAACGTGGTGTCGGTCGTGTACTTCCCCGAGAGCAGGCCGCTGGCGAGCGGCACGCGCACGATGATGCCCACGCCCTCGGCCTCGGCGGCGGGCAGCACGACGTCGAGCGGCTTCAGCCGGAACGGGTTCACGATGATCTGCACGGATGCCACGCGCGGACGCGCGATCGCCGTGAGCGCCTGGGCGACGGTCTCGACGCTGACGCCGTAGGCGGCGATGGCGCCCCGATCGACCAGCGTGTCGAGCGCGTCGAAGACCTCGTCGTCGGCGAAGACCGCCGTGGGCGGGCAGTGCAGCTGCACCAGGTCGAGCGTGTCGGTGCCGAGGTTGCGGCGTGAGCGGTCGGTCCACTCGCCGAAGTTCACGAGCGAGTAGTTCTCCGGCTCCTGGGGCATGCGCCGACCCATCTTGGTCGCGACCGTGACGCCCGAGTCGGGGTGGTCTGCCAGCCAGCCGCCGATGATCGACTCGCTGCGGCCGTCACCGTAGACGTCGGCCGTGTCGAAGAAGGTCACCCCCGCCTCGGCGGACGCGTCGAGCACGGCCCGCGCGTCGGCCTCGTCGACGTCGCCCCAGTCGGCCCCGAGCTGCCAGGTGCCCAAGCCGATCGCGGAGACGGTGCGTCCGGTGCGTCCGAGGGTGCGGGTCTGCATGTCGGGTCCTCCCGGGTCGGTGCTGCAGTGCCTGCGGCCGGGCCGTGCGGATGCGGCCGCCATGCGAGCCTACGCGCGACCGGCACCGCATGCAGGCGCCTGACACCCGCGGAGCGCCTCGCTAGGGTGGGGAGGGACGACTGAGGGGGCTCCCGATGACGACGACCGGAACACCGAAGGCCGAGGGCGGCGCGGAGCAGGATCCGGAGTCCGCCGCCTCGACGACATCACCACCGTCGCCGCACCTGCCGAAGACGACCATCGAACGCTGGGTCTTCTGGCCGGCCGCCGTGGTCGTGCTCCTGTTCAGCGGCTTCGCACTGCTGCTGCCGGATGCCGCCGAGGCCGCGTTCGGCGCCGTGCAGACGTCGATCGTGAACGCGTTCAACTGGTACTACGTGCTCATCGCGGCGTTCTTCGTGGCGTTCGCCCTGTTCGTCGGCTTCAGCCGGTACGGCAGCATCCGCCTCGGCGCCGACGACGACAAGCCCGAGTTCTCGCTGGGCGCGTGGTTCTCGCTCCTCTTCGCCGCGGGCATGGGCATCGGGCTCGTGTTCTACGGCGCGAGCGAGCCGCTCAGCCACTTCGTCTCGCCGCGGCCGGGCGTCAGCGGCACGCCCGAGCAGCTCGCGCAGCAGGCGCTCAGCCAGACCTACCTGCACTGGGGCGTGCACGCCTGGGCCATCTACGTGGTGGTCGGGCTCGGACTCGCCTACGCGATCCACCGGCGCAAGCGCCCGATCTCGATTCGCTGGACCCTCGAGCCGCTGCTCGGCAAGCGCGTACGCGGCGCGTGGGGCAACGTGATCGACGTCGTCGCGCTCGCGGGCACGCTGTTCGGCGTGGCGACCTCGCTCGGGCTCGGCGTGCTGCAGATCAGCGCCGGCCTCGACTTCATCGGCCTCGCCGAGCCGACGGAGGTCTCGCAGGTCGTGATCATCCTGGTGATCACGGTCTTCGTACTGGCATCGGTGCTCTCGGGCGTGACCCGTGGCATGAAGTGGCTGTCGTCCATCAACCTGATGCTCGCCGGGCTGCTCGTGCTCTACATGCTCACGTTCGGGCAGACCGAGTTCCTGCTGCGCGAGTTCGTGCAGTCGATCGGCGCGTACATCCAGAACTTCGTCGGGCTGTCCTTCAACGTGAGCGCGTTCCAGGGCGCGGCGGGCGAGTCGTGGCAGGCCAGCTGGACCTCGTTCTACTGGGGCTGGTGGATCTCCTGGGCGCCCTTCGTCGGCATCTTCATCGCGCGCATCTCGCGCGGTCGCACCGTGCGGGAGTTCGTCGCGGGCGTCATCCTCGTGCCCACGCTCATCGGCATGCTCTGGTTCAGCGTGCTGGGCGGCTCGGCGCTCTACATCGAGCTGACCGACCCGGGGGCGTTGATCGGGCCCGAGGGCACGGTCGACGTCGAGGCGACGCTCTTCCACCTGCTCGACTTCTTCCCCGGGACGGCGTTCCTCACCGTCGGCGTGATCCTGCTGATCTCGATCTTCTTCATCACCTCGTCCGACTCCGGCGCGCTCGTCATGGGCATGATCGCCACCGGCGGGCAGATCAACCCGCGCAAGTGGGTGCGCACGTTCTTCACGCTCATCACGGCGCTGCTCGCGATCTCACTGCTGCTCGCCGGCGGCCTGGTGGCCCTGCAGACCGCCGCGATCATCATCGCGCTGCCGTTCAGCGTCGTGATGCTCATGATGTGCTGGTCGACGATCATCGCGTTCAGCCGCGAGCGCCGGGCGTACGAACTGGCCCGCCGGGCACAGTTCGTCGACCACATCGGCGAGTACTACGGACTCGAGGTCGAGCAGCCGTTGGAGGCGGGAGCGATCGGCAGGGGTCCACGCTGGATGCGCCAGATCGGGCGCAGGCTCAAGCTGCGCACGGACCTGCCGACCGAGCAGATCCCGACCGTCGGCACGCCGCTCAAGCCCGTGCTCACGCACGTCGACGACGAACTGCCGGTGCGCCACGCCAGCAAGCGCGCGCTCGAGGCCGAGGAGCGCGACTCCATCGGCGTGCCGACCGACGACGTCGACGAGGTCGTCGAGCACGACCCCCGCGCCCGCGGCGATGTCGCGGACGTGCCCGACCGCACCACCGACGACGACGGACGCGACCCCCTGCACGGGCGCGACTAGCACTCGTTCTTCCCCGACTACGTCGCACCCGGCACGCTGGCCGACGGGAACTGGGGCGGGCCGCGTCCGAGCGTGATCCAGGTCGTGCGCGACTCGACGGGAGACGAGCGGATGCCGCGGAACCGGCGCGCCCCGAGCGGCGTGCCGCCCGCGGCATCCGTCGTCTGCGCCCGTGCCCGGAGACGCCGATGGCGGCGGCGCCGGAGCGCCGCCGCCATCGGACGGGGTGGTGCGGGGTCCTAGAGGACCTGGATGTCCGCGGCCTGCGGGCCCTTGGGGCCCTGGGTGACCTCGAACTGCACCTTCTGGTTCTCCTCCAGGGTGCGGAAGCCCCCCGAGTTGATGGCGCTGAAGTGCGCGAAGACGTCGGCGCTCCCGTCGTCGGGAGCGATGAAGCCGTAGCCCTTGTCGGCGTTGAACCACTTGACGGTTCCGGTAGCCATACTGTGTATTCCTTCGTTGTACTCATTCGGCCCGCCGGTGCGGGCGCGAAGCGGACGGCACGGTGGCCGACCGCAGCCTCCCGACGCCTCGTGTGGCGCGGGGAGCTTCGGTGGATGGGGCGATGCGACGGCGAGTGCGGTCGGATGCGGCATCCGGTCGTGGGTGGAGGCCGGGTCGACCGGGGTCAGACCCGTCGGAATCGATCGACCATGGGGCAATCGAAGGGATCGCGGGCGGCGAGGCCGACCCGGTTGAGGTAACGGATGACGATCCCGTACGAACGTACGAGCGTCGTCTCAGTGTAGGGCACGCCCGTGGTGCGGCAATGCTCCATCACGATCTCGCGTGCGCGGGCGAGGTGCGGACGCGGCATGCTCGGGAACAGGTGGTGCTCGACCTGGTAGTTGAGGCCCCCCATCAGCGCGCTCGCCCAGAACCCGCCGGAGATGTTGCGGGAGGTGCGCACCTGCTTGCTGAAGAAGTCGAGCTTGGCATCGCGCGGCACGATCGGCATGCCCTTGTGGTTGGGCGCGAACGAGGCGCCCATGTAGACGCCGAAGACGGCGAGCTGCACGCCGAGGAAGGCGAACGCCATGCCGAGCGGCAGGAACCAGAACACGACACCGAGGTAGGCCGCGAAGCGCACGGCGAGGAGGACGAGCTCGAGCGCGCGGCCGTCGACGCGGCGGCGCTCGAACAGCGAGCGCACCGAGATCACGTGCAGGTTCACGCCCTCGAGCGTGAGCAGGGGGAAGAACAGGTAGCCCTGCCGCCGGGTGATCCACGCGATGAGCCCGCGCTGCTTCGCGGCCGACTCCTCGGTGAACGAGATCGTGTCGAACTCGATGTCGGGGTCCTTGCCGATGCGATTCGGGTTCGCGTGGTGACGGCTGTGCTTGCTCATCCACCACTGGTAGCTCATGCCGACGACGAGCGTGGCGAGCAGGCGACCGACGCGGTCGTTCGCCGGCCCGGAGGTGAGCACCTGGCGGTGCGCCGCCTCGTGCGCGATGAAGGCGAACTGGGTGAAGATGATGCCGAGGGCTCCGGCGATGAGCAGCTGGAACCAGCTGTCGCCGAGCAGCCAGAACCCGAAGCCGGCGGCGACGAGCGCGACCACGAGGCCGCCGAGGACGGCCCCGTAGAACCACGGGGTGCGGGCGAGCAGCCCCGATTCGCGCACGACCTGCGAGAGCGCCGTGTAGCTCTGGGGGATGTTCGGGCGGTCGGTACGGGGGACCGTGCGACGGAAGCCGTCGACGGCCGGGGTGTCAGTGATGATGGGGGTCCCAGCTGGTAGTCCGACTTCCCAGCCGCGGTGCACGGGCGAGTACCCGCTTGTCGATACCGGCGAAGCTAGGTGCGTGCGCTGGGAGGGGGCTGTGAGACACGCCGCCCGGTGCAAGACTGTGACCATGAGAGTCGCCATCACCGGAGGATCGGGCAAGCTCGGGCGCACCGTCGTGCGCGAGCTAGCCGCAGCCGGACACCAGGTCGTCAACTTCGATCGCGTGGGCGAGCGCGGGCCGGGCTTCGTGCAGCTCGACACCACCGACTTCGGGCAGGTCGTCGACGCCCTCGGCGGGGTCGACCGCACCGAGCCGTTCGAGGCGCTCGTGCACCTCGCGGCGATCCCCGCGCCGGGCATGCTCACCGACGCCGCCACGTTCCGCAACAACATGCTGACCACGTTCAACCTGTTCTGGGCGGCGACGCGGCTCGGCATCCGGCGCATCGTGTACGCGTCGAGCGAGACGGTGCTGGGGCTGCCGTTCGACGTGCCGCCGCCGTACATCCCGGTCGACGAGGACTACCCGGCGCGCCCAGAATCGGTGTACTCCATCACCAAGGTGCTCGAGGAGCAGCTCGCGATCGAGCTCGTGCGCTGGCACCCCGACCTGTCGATCACGGCGCTGCGGTTCTCGAACGTCATGGAGCCGGCCGACTACGCCCAGTTCCCGTCGTACGACGCCGACGCCATGACGCGCAAGTGGAACCTCTGGGGCTACATCGACGCCCGCGACGGCGCCCAGGCCATCGACCTCGCGCTGCGCAAGGCGCCCGCCGGCTTCGACCGCTACATCATCGCGGCGGCCGACACGGTCATGTCACGTCCGAACGCGGAGCTCGTGGCGGAGGTGTTCCCCGACGTGCCGGTGCGCGGCGACCTCGGCGAGCACGACACGATGCTCTCGATCGACAAGGCGCGGCGGATGCTCGGCTACGCGCCGCGCCACTCCTGGCGCGACTGAGTCGGGGCCGCGCGCCGCGCCGGTCGCCGGTCGGCGCTGCCGCCCGGCGGTCCCGGCGGTCCGGGCGGCTCGAGCGGCTCGAGCGGTTCGGGCGGCCCGGGCGGTTCAGGCGGTGGGGATCGCGATGATCGGGTCGGTGGTCGGCTGGTCGGAACCTCCGGCCGGCTCGACCGTCACGCCGATGGTCGCGCCCGCGGGTGCGCCGTCGATGAGGTGCACGGTCACCCCGTCGGCGCCCGCGTCGAAGAGCCCGGCCGCCGCGATGCCGGCCTCGGTGATCACCCACGCCTCGTAGGTCTGGTCGCCACCCAGTGCGGGCAGCTCGTCGACCAGCAGCGCGGTGCGGTCGAGCTCGTCCGACCAGACGAGCGTGGCCGTCGCGCCGTCGGCGAGCGGCACGGACTGCCGCTGCGCGTCGGGTGCCGCGCTGATCTCGGCGACGACCGACTCGGGTGAGACGGCCGACCCCGAGAAGCCGCCCCCCAGGGCGATGCCCGCCACGAGCAGCGCTCCCGCCGCGGCGACCGAGGCGACCGCGGTCACGGCGCGGATGCCCCAGCGATCGCGCGCACGGCGCTCGGCCGGCCCCGGAGCGTGCGGGGGCTCCACCGACTCGGCCGATGCGTCGACCTGCGGCGCCGCAGGGGCCGCGACTGCCTCAGGTGCGTCGGGGGCGTCGGCCGTGGTCGCGGCCGCGGGAGCCGCCTGCGGCGTGCGCGCGATGCGCGCCATGAGGGCGTCGCGCATCGCCGGCGGCGGCGCGACCGGCTCGACGGCGGCACCGAGGGCCGCCGCGGCATCCTCGTATCCTGCGGCGCTGCGATCGAGCTCCGCGTCGGCAGCGCGTGCGGCGGCGAGCCGCGCACGCTCGTCGGCGTCGAGCGCCCCGAGCGCGCCGGCCGCGGCGAGCTCCTCCGGCTCGTCGTGATCGCGTTCGGTCATGTCGTCACCCCCAGTGCGTCTCGCAGTCGTCCCATCCCGTCGCGTAT
It contains:
- a CDS encoding DUF1353 domain-containing protein is translated as MPFSDDDGRPLEHLVLAQRPADGYVFDVLEPVRYDDPVDGGAYRAQPVATDLASVPPFLWSFIASYGRQSAPAIVHDAQSRAADRLGSRAATLAQRRIDDRVFRTALREQGVPLLRAWLMWSWVSADRTIRYARPPVGVLLVLQTLVGAGLVIAATVLAFVQPLWLLLALVPAVLALPWGAERRLMVWLPYSGAAFGPLVLLHLVALLPFRLVEAVVELVSGGRPASVVRPTIRG
- a CDS encoding gluconokinase — translated: MPDDTPPAAPRIVVMGVSAVGKSSVGAALAARLGVPFADADDLHPRANVEKMAAGVPLTDADRAPWLDLVGDALAASDDGLVMACSALRRTYRDRIRSRAPETVFVHLHGDPEMLAARAAARTGHFMPPALLASQLATLEPLAEDEPGVAVDVAPPVERIAADAAARLRAAALAPR
- a CDS encoding aldo/keto reductase codes for the protein MTMQTTLPTTPLGTTGMDVTRVGFGAWAIGGGDWAFGWGPQDDDASVAAIRHAVARGVNWIDTASVYGLGHSEEVVARALADLPEDERPYVFTKGGMAWDLADRRRRAQRVGAPATIKRQAEESLTRLGVERIDLYQMHWPAEDGTPIEDYWNAFVELRDEGKVRAIGLSNHSVAQLEAAEAVGHVDTLQPPFSAIAPATADELLPWCAAHGTGVIVYSPMGSGLLTGAFDAARVAALPDDDWRRSAPAFTTDLERNLRIADAIGRVAERHGVPQPAAAAAWTLGFAGVTAAIVGARSEAQIDGWLPASTLALTEADYAEVAAASA
- a CDS encoding aldo/keto reductase; this translates as MQTRTLGRTGRTVSAIGLGTWQLGADWGDVDEADARAVLDASAEAGVTFFDTADVYGDGRSESIIGGWLADHPDSGVTVATKMGRRMPQEPENYSLVNFGEWTDRSRRNLGTDTLDLVQLHCPPTAVFADDEVFDALDTLVDRGAIAAYGVSVETVAQALTAIARPRVASVQIIVNPFRLKPLDVVLPAAEAEGVGIIVRVPLASGLLSGKYTTDTTFAENDHRTYNRDGSAFDVGETFAGVDFATGVRAAQQFAHFAPQFVTDAPGGGVPTTAQLALAWVAGQRGVSTVIPGARTPEQARANAAAGSITLDEGLDDAVRELYDREFRAAVHERW
- a CDS encoding AEC family transporter; its protein translation is MLDVLTGFAVIGVAVFVGWVAGRSGVLGPHARYVLSRLAFSVLGPFLLFSVLSDADVGELFSVLLPVSAIAAVAMFVVFASVALLVWRRPVAQTVVGSLGSGYVNGNNIGIPISVYMLGDAAFSAPVVLLQLLLFMPAALSVLDVVVRGGASVWRTVLRALANPIIIGSLLGVLVSVTGVELPAIVTEPIALVGHAAVPIMLIAYGISLHGQRPLAPGSGRRDVLLASTLKLLVMPVVAWAVGRFAFGLDGHTLYAVTVLAALPSAQNVFTIAQRYDTAEIIARDTVLLTTVGAVPVLFVVSLLLGV
- a CDS encoding phosphoketolase family protein; this translates as MARRTAPAATLETVDLWWRAANYLTVGQIYLMRNPLLRHPLAPTDIKPRLLGHWGTSPGLNLVYAHLNRVIVERGIPTLFVCGPGHGGPAMVANAWLDGTYSELFPKVGQDVEGLGELMRQFSFPGGIPSHAAPETPGSINEGGELGYSLMHAYGAALDNPGLVVACVVGDGEAETGPLAASWRAHAFLSPATDGAVLPILHLNGYKIANPTLLARIPEDELVQFFRGQGYEPLLVTGGFDGEDPMRVHEALAAALDEAYGRIHDIWAEARGTNGDDGGETDAGADAAHDDASPAGEDATSAPDARPRWPMIVLRTPKGWTGPKVVDGVQVEGTFHAHQVPLAGVREDEAHRALLEEWMRSYWPEELFDLEGRPAAGLAPLRPVGGMRMSASPHANGGVGEALDLPDTAPFAVDTGGARTNRASATTVFSHWLAETMHRNASSFRLFGPDEVASNRLQAVFDVTPRAWMEAMHPTDQHLGREGRVIEALSEHLMQGMLEGYLLTGRHGLLTSYEAFIHIVDSMFNQHAKWVESAHEVPWREDIASLTYLLSSHVWRQDHNGFSHQDPGFLNVVVNKQADVVRVYLPPDANTLLATMRHCFATTNRVNAVVAGKQPQGAWLSMAEAQAHVDAGVGVWEWAGSEIGYVPGDPGASVPDAVIACAGDVPTTEAIAAAQLLRERMPRLRVRLVNVVDLMRLQDAREHPHGLSHAEFDGIFTTDRPVIFAFHGYPALIHQLTYRRANHANIHVRGFKERGTTTTPFDMVHLNDLDRYRLALDVLERVPGLAEQDGVAGLAEDWHSQRVEARAYAYEHGEDPPFVTDWEFSGR
- a CDS encoding BCCT family transporter, with protein sequence MTTTGTPKAEGGAEQDPESAASTTSPPSPHLPKTTIERWVFWPAAVVVLLFSGFALLLPDAAEAAFGAVQTSIVNAFNWYYVLIAAFFVAFALFVGFSRYGSIRLGADDDKPEFSLGAWFSLLFAAGMGIGLVFYGASEPLSHFVSPRPGVSGTPEQLAQQALSQTYLHWGVHAWAIYVVVGLGLAYAIHRRKRPISIRWTLEPLLGKRVRGAWGNVIDVVALAGTLFGVATSLGLGVLQISAGLDFIGLAEPTEVSQVVIILVITVFVLASVLSGVTRGMKWLSSINLMLAGLLVLYMLTFGQTEFLLREFVQSIGAYIQNFVGLSFNVSAFQGAAGESWQASWTSFYWGWWISWAPFVGIFIARISRGRTVREFVAGVILVPTLIGMLWFSVLGGSALYIELTDPGALIGPEGTVDVEATLFHLLDFFPGTAFLTVGVILLISIFFITSSDSGALVMGMIATGGQINPRKWVRTFFTLITALLAISLLLAGGLVALQTAAIIIALPFSVVMLMMCWSTIIAFSRERRAYELARRAQFVDHIGEYYGLEVEQPLEAGAIGRGPRWMRQIGRRLKLRTDLPTEQIPTVGTPLKPVLTHVDDELPVRHASKRALEAEERDSIGVPTDDVDEVVEHDPRARGDVADVPDRTTDDDGRDPLHGRD